AACCCGCAAACCCTCGCCTCCTCCGAAACACTACACACATAAACCAAAAACTATCTTTCTCTCTCCCCGCTGCCAATGGCCAGCCCAGTAACAATGACGAAGCTATTCAAAAACTGCAAGTCTCTTCCTATCCATCTCCTCCGTGGCTCCAGTAGCATCCCAATGGAAACCAAGATTGTTGGCAAGATACCGAGCCCTATCTCTGTCCAGTATTTCCTCGGGAGTCAGCCTAATCTTGGCTCTGTTCATCATGGTACTATTAATGGCATCAACACGCTTCTGCTGTCGAGATTTCATGGCTCTAAAGGTTACGGTCGGAGGAAATATCCAACCGACGACGACGACGACGACGATGACGATGATGATTTAGTTGGAGAGGATATTGTTGACGACTATGAGAATGATAATAATGAGTTTGattttgatgatgatgatgatgatgatgatgatgctcCTGCTCAGAAACGAAACAAATGAATGTAAGATTTGGAATGCTTGACCAGTTGTTTTCCGTTTTAGACGAGATGACTATCATTTTTCTTGAAgtgatttatttttctttctttaatggTATTCTTGA
The Hevea brasiliensis isolate MT/VB/25A 57/8 chromosome 15, ASM3005281v1, whole genome shotgun sequence genome window above contains:
- the LOC131168845 gene encoding protein BFR2-like, whose amino-acid sequence is MASPVTMTKLFKNCKSLPIHLLRGSSSIPMETKIVGKIPSPISVQYFLGSQPNLGSVHHGTINGINTLLLSRFHGSKGYGRRKYPTDDDDDDDDDDDLVGEDIVDDYENDNNEFDFDDDDDDDDDAPAQKRNK